A region of Corynebacterium glucuronolyticum DSM 44120 DNA encodes the following proteins:
- a CDS encoding energy-coupling factor ABC transporter ATP-binding protein: MSLQGTNILVDAVLDGLDVSVTVGSRLGIVGANGSGKTTLFRVLAGALKPSSGSVLVDGTALDYSRKGRTAHREKVQLVLQEPDAHLISTSVESDVCFGPMNLGLPQDEVQARAQSAMEQLGIADLAHRVPHQLSFGQKKLVALAGALAMQPRYILLDEPTAGLDYYAADLLTQALSRIENVGIIFTTHEIDFAYEFADEIRILHKGTLHPWGLELLPAAHLRLPWAPVVSDALGRAVRRPEDV, translated from the coding sequence ATGAGCCTTCAAGGTACCAACATTCTTGTCGACGCCGTCCTGGACGGTCTCGACGTCTCCGTTACGGTGGGCTCCCGGCTGGGCATTGTGGGGGCAAACGGATCCGGGAAAACCACCCTCTTCCGTGTTCTCGCCGGTGCCCTCAAACCTTCCTCCGGCAGCGTGCTTGTTGACGGCACAGCGCTCGACTACTCCCGCAAGGGTCGCACGGCCCACCGCGAGAAGGTACAGCTTGTTTTGCAGGAACCGGACGCGCACCTGATTTCCACGTCGGTGGAATCGGATGTCTGCTTCGGTCCCATGAATCTGGGCCTGCCTCAGGATGAGGTGCAGGCGCGGGCGCAATCGGCAATGGAGCAGCTCGGAATCGCGGATCTCGCTCACCGCGTCCCGCACCAGCTCTCTTTTGGACAGAAGAAGCTCGTTGCGCTCGCCGGGGCGCTTGCTATGCAGCCGCGCTATATTCTCCTCGACGAGCCGACGGCAGGCCTCGACTACTACGCGGCAGATCTGCTCACGCAGGCACTGAGTCGCATTGAAAACGTGGGGATTATCTTCACCACCCACGAGATCGATTTCGCCTACGAGTTTGCCGATGAGATTCGCATCCTTCATAAAGGCACCCTGCATCCGTGGGGCCTGGAGCTGCTTCCTGCAGCCCACCTGCGGTTGCCGTGGGCGCCGGTGGTGAGCGATGCACTTGGGCGAGCTGTGCGTCGTCCCGAAGACGTATAA
- a CDS encoding energy-coupling factor ABC transporter permease: protein MHIAEGFLPVEHCVGWAVAATPFVVYGASKVQKQIKEKPETAMLLGAAGAFSFVLSAIKMPSVTGSSSHPTGTPLGAILFKPPVMAVLGAIVLLFQALLLAHGGITTLGANIFSMAIVGPWVAYGVFVGLRKWNQTAAVFLGVFLANVGTYATTALQLALAHHEGGLLQSAGTFLALFAPTQVPLALVEAIITVIIIKTLEKVAIPELTSLGFLRPAHTSAQRAQEVTA, encoded by the coding sequence ATGCATATTGCAGAGGGCTTTTTGCCTGTTGAGCACTGCGTTGGGTGGGCCGTAGCGGCGACGCCGTTTGTGGTCTACGGCGCATCCAAAGTGCAAAAACAAATTAAGGAAAAGCCGGAAACGGCAATGCTGCTCGGCGCAGCGGGCGCATTCAGCTTCGTGCTGAGCGCCATTAAAATGCCGTCGGTGACGGGATCCTCATCCCACCCGACGGGTACGCCTCTGGGGGCGATCCTCTTCAAACCGCCGGTCATGGCGGTGCTTGGTGCCATCGTGTTGCTCTTCCAAGCGCTGCTTCTCGCCCACGGCGGAATCACAACATTGGGCGCAAACATCTTCTCCATGGCGATCGTCGGCCCGTGGGTGGCCTACGGCGTATTCGTGGGGCTGCGTAAGTGGAACCAGACCGCGGCGGTGTTCCTCGGCGTGTTCCTTGCCAACGTGGGCACGTACGCCACGACGGCGCTGCAGCTCGCACTCGCACACCACGAGGGTGGCCTCCTGCAATCCGCAGGTACCTTCCTCGCACTGTTTGCCCCGACCCAGGTGCCGCTGGCCCTGGTGGAAGCGATCATCACCGTCATCATCATTAAGACGCTGGAGAAGGTCGCCATCCCGGAGCTGACATCCCTGGGCTTCCTGCGCCCTGCTCATACGTCCGCTCAGCGCGCACAGGAGGTCACGGCGTGA
- a CDS encoding energy-coupling factor transporter transmembrane component T family protein gives MFELEAAAASSPISRVPTAEKMLLFVGLTVCAVAVNPTVVAVPLIISFFWARPPLKLYLPILGFNAVFVGVGMLALVWNLTSHGIVYVPGGASHAASVWWRCVVAASGTLLFACTTPLSDIISWARRVHVPVSLTYVVQIIYRMVGALWQTSVSMRDAAAQRLAERTFSTRIHSTGLIGASLFVVAFMRARSMQEALELRADPLDIKTFHSYAPARPLRLVLIGLVLVAVSVLGVTV, from the coding sequence ATGTTTGAGCTCGAAGCGGCGGCTGCGAGCTCGCCTATCTCCCGTGTACCAACGGCGGAGAAAATGCTCCTGTTCGTCGGGCTCACGGTCTGCGCCGTCGCGGTTAATCCCACCGTGGTGGCCGTGCCGTTGATCATCAGCTTCTTCTGGGCTAGGCCCCCACTGAAGCTCTATCTCCCGATCCTCGGTTTCAACGCAGTCTTCGTGGGTGTGGGAATGTTGGCGCTGGTGTGGAACCTCACCAGCCACGGCATTGTCTACGTCCCCGGCGGAGCATCTCACGCCGCGTCCGTGTGGTGGCGCTGTGTGGTGGCAGCCTCTGGAACTCTGCTGTTCGCCTGCACAACGCCACTGTCGGACATCATCTCCTGGGCGCGACGCGTCCACGTCCCCGTCAGCCTCACCTACGTGGTGCAGATCATTTACCGGATGGTCGGCGCCCTGTGGCAAACATCGGTGAGTATGCGGGATGCGGCCGCGCAGCGCCTGGCAGAACGCACGTTCTCCACGCGTATTCACTCCACGGGGCTCATCGGGGCCTCCCTTTTCGTCGTCGCCTTTATGCGTGCGCGCTCGATGCAGGAGGCTCTGGAGCTGCGGGCGGATCCGCTGGATATTAAAACTTTTCATTCCTACGCGCCGGCACGGCCCCTGCGGTTGGTCCTCATCGGGCTGGTGCTGGTTGCGGTTAGTGTGCTAGGCGTTACGGTATGA
- a CDS encoding energy-coupling factor ABC transporter substrate-binding protein, producing MKTRNLILSIIAIVFLVVLPFFVAGNDADFGGADDKGGDLIEQENPGYEPWFEWQPELPGEVESGLFALQAALGAGFVGYVLGFYKARRKNVTESGAVSTSNNVTGSGDAPLTRVE from the coding sequence GTGAAAACCAGGAATCTAATTCTTTCCATTATCGCCATCGTCTTCCTCGTCGTTCTGCCGTTCTTCGTGGCGGGCAACGATGCTGACTTTGGTGGTGCCGACGACAAGGGCGGCGACCTCATTGAGCAGGAGAATCCCGGCTACGAGCCGTGGTTTGAGTGGCAGCCGGAGCTTCCCGGCGAAGTCGAGTCCGGACTGTTCGCCCTGCAGGCTGCGCTCGGCGCTGGCTTCGTGGGCTACGTGCTGGGCTTTTACAAGGCACGTCGCAAGAACGTGACGGAGTCGGGTGCAGTTTCCACCTCCAACAACGTCACCGGATCGGGAGACGCGCCGCTGACGAGAGTCGAGTAG